Proteins from one Mesorhizobium sp. M9A.F.Ca.ET.002.03.1.2 genomic window:
- a CDS encoding low affinity iron permease family protein: protein MTSNQVRSAITHIGTLTSRPQAFLIFFAYAGLWLVFDRSSVDWHAIATLATWAMTLFIQRAEQRDTQALHAKLDELLRAIGEADSETARIDNKEPEEIEVQREQKQQDG, encoded by the coding sequence ATGACAAGCAATCAGGTCAGGAGCGCCATCACCCATATTGGCACGCTGACATCGCGCCCGCAGGCGTTTCTGATTTTCTTCGCCTACGCCGGTCTCTGGCTCGTCTTCGATCGGAGCAGCGTGGACTGGCACGCCATTGCGACACTGGCAACCTGGGCGATGACCCTATTCATCCAGCGTGCCGAGCAACGCGACACACAGGCGCTGCACGCTAAACTGGACGAACTGCTTCGCGCGATTGGTGAAGCTGACAGCGAGACCGCAAGAATCGACAACAAGGAACCAGAAGAGATCGAGGTCCAGCGGGAGCAGAAACAGCAGGACGGTTGA
- the murA gene encoding UDP-N-acetylglucosamine 1-carboxyvinyltransferase encodes MDRIRIVGGNKLAGSIPISGAKNAALPLMIASLLTDDTLTLENVPHLADVEQLIRILGNHGVDYSVNGRREKQQEGYSRTITFSARNIVDTTAPYELVSKMRASFWVIGPLLARMGEAKVSLPGGCAIGTRPVDLFLEGLQALGADIDVDTGYVIAKTRNGRLVGNRYVFPKVSVGATHVLVMAASLAKGETVLENAAREPEIVNLADCLNAMGAKIYGAGTSTITIDGVEALSGARVRVIPDRIETGTYAMAVAMTGGDVMLEGARADLLQTALDVIAQTGAEITPTNSGIRVRRNGAGIAPVDVATAPFPAFPTDLQAQFMGLMTMAKGKSRITETIFENRFMHVQELARLGAHITLSGQTAIVDGVAKLKGAPVMATDLRASVSLVIAGLAAEGETTVNRVYHLDRGFERLEEKLSGCGAVIERISG; translated from the coding sequence ATGGATCGCATCAGAATTGTCGGCGGCAACAAGCTTGCCGGAAGCATCCCGATCTCGGGCGCGAAGAATGCCGCGCTGCCGCTGATGATCGCCTCGCTGTTGACCGACGACACGCTGACGCTCGAAAACGTGCCGCATCTGGCCGATGTCGAGCAGCTTATCCGCATCCTCGGCAACCATGGCGTCGACTATTCGGTCAATGGCCGCCGCGAAAAGCAGCAAGAGGGCTATTCGCGCACCATCACTTTCTCGGCCCGCAACATCGTCGACACCACGGCACCCTACGAGCTGGTGTCGAAGATGCGTGCGTCCTTCTGGGTGATCGGCCCGCTGCTTGCCCGCATGGGCGAGGCCAAGGTGTCGCTGCCGGGCGGTTGCGCCATCGGCACGCGCCCGGTCGATCTTTTCCTGGAAGGCCTTCAGGCGCTGGGCGCCGATATCGACGTCGACACCGGCTATGTCATCGCTAAGACCAGGAACGGCCGGCTTGTCGGCAACCGCTACGTCTTCCCGAAAGTGTCGGTCGGCGCCACCCATGTGCTTGTCATGGCGGCTTCATTGGCCAAGGGCGAGACGGTGCTCGAAAACGCCGCCCGCGAGCCCGAGATCGTCAATCTCGCCGATTGCCTCAACGCGATGGGCGCGAAGATTTACGGCGCCGGCACCTCGACCATCACCATCGACGGCGTCGAAGCGCTGTCGGGCGCGCGCGTCCGGGTGATACCCGACCGCATCGAGACCGGCACCTACGCCATGGCCGTCGCCATGACCGGCGGCGACGTCATGCTCGAAGGTGCGCGGGCCGATCTGTTACAGACGGCGCTCGACGTGATTGCCCAGACGGGTGCCGAGATCACGCCGACCAACTCCGGCATCCGCGTCAGGCGCAACGGCGCCGGCATTGCGCCGGTCGACGTGGCGACGGCGCCGTTCCCGGCATTCCCGACCGACCTGCAGGCGCAGTTCATGGGCCTGATGACGATGGCCAAGGGCAAGTCGCGCATCACCGAGACGATCTTCGAAAATCGCTTCATGCACGTCCAGGAACTCGCCCGGCTCGGCGCCCACATCACGCTTTCCGGGCAGACGGCGATCGTCGACGGCGTGGCGAAGCTGAAGGGCGCGCCGGTCATGGCGACCGATCTTCGCGCTTCGGTGTCGCTGGTCATCGCCGGCCTGGCCGCCGAAGGCGAGACCACGGTCAACCGGGTCTACCATCTCGACCGCGGCTTCGAGCGGCTGGAAGAAAAGCTGTCCGGCTGCGGCGCGGTGATCGAGCGGATTTCGGGATGA
- a CDS encoding lipid kinase: MNKTASKRALLLVNPKARRGHEPMAPIIERLEAGGLSVTVETFEALPELARDIVRLRHLADLVIVCGGDGSVSSAAMAVVESGLPMGIIPMGTANDLARTLHIPTNLLHAADVIVRGRTRRIDVGTVNGHAFFNVASIGLSTELAQGLDPALKKRFGRLGYALAAMKVLTKAVRFHAKITEKGAAIGAETYQIAIGNGVHYGGGNVVEETAEIDDGHLDLYSLEMTNLWKLALMVRSFRSGTHGAWREVRTARCIEFDIETKKPMPVNTDGEIVTSTPAHFKVLPKAISVLAPPRALARQAVSPRWHRPMITSRVS; this comes from the coding sequence ATGAACAAAACAGCCAGCAAACGCGCGTTGCTGCTCGTCAATCCCAAGGCGCGGCGCGGCCATGAGCCGATGGCGCCAATCATCGAGCGGCTGGAGGCTGGCGGACTGTCCGTCACCGTGGAGACGTTCGAGGCGTTGCCCGAGCTTGCACGCGACATCGTACGCTTGCGCCACCTGGCCGATCTTGTGATCGTGTGTGGCGGCGACGGTTCGGTGTCGTCGGCGGCGATGGCGGTGGTGGAAAGCGGCCTGCCGATGGGCATTATCCCGATGGGAACGGCGAACGACCTCGCGCGCACGCTGCACATCCCGACGAATCTGCTGCACGCCGCCGACGTGATCGTGCGAGGCAGAACCCGACGGATCGATGTCGGCACCGTCAATGGGCATGCTTTTTTCAACGTCGCGAGCATCGGACTGAGCACCGAGCTGGCGCAGGGCCTCGACCCCGCTCTGAAGAAGCGTTTCGGCAGGCTTGGGTATGCGTTGGCGGCGATGAAAGTGTTGACCAAGGCCGTGCGGTTCCACGCGAAAATCACCGAAAAAGGTGCGGCGATCGGGGCCGAAACCTACCAAATCGCGATTGGAAACGGAGTGCATTACGGCGGCGGCAACGTGGTGGAAGAGACGGCCGAGATCGATGACGGACATCTCGACCTCTATAGTTTGGAGATGACGAACCTGTGGAAGCTGGCGCTGATGGTCCGCTCATTCCGCTCTGGAACGCATGGTGCCTGGCGTGAGGTGCGCACGGCCAGGTGCATCGAGTTCGACATCGAGACAAAAAAGCCAATGCCGGTTAACACGGATGGTGAGATCGTCACCTCGACGCCCGCCCATTTCAAGGTTCTGCCGAAGGCGATCTCGGTCCTCGCTCCGCCACGCGCCTTGGCGCGCCAAGCCGTATCACCTCGTTGGCACCGCCCGATGATCACTTCGCGCGTGTCATAG